The window TAGTAATGAATCTTAACACtttgacatgccttcctcactaagtTTGATCATTTCTGGTTTTTGATTTAGTGAGAGACTTGCAATGCTTCCTTTCACTTAAACACTTCGAGGCTGTTGTAGGGTTAATAATTGGCCTAATTTCATTATAGTTGTGTCTCAGAAAATAGGGAGGCCTGAGGGGaagaagagagatggagaaacagcTGAGcggtggagcagtcagaacacataTGGCATTTATCGATTAAGTTCACCATTGTAAACGGGCACAATTTGTGGCATTCCTAAACCATTATAGTAGTAACATCAGAGATCACTGATTACTATAAAAAatgtaataacaatgaaaaagtttgtaatattgtgagaattaccaaaacgtgacacagagacatgaagtgagcaaattgTTGTTGGAAAAATTACACTGATAGACTTGCTTGAggtagggttgccacaaaccttcaatttgtaaaaagtgcaataaagcaaaatgcaGTAAAACAAGGTATGCTTGTAATCACCAGCAAGTCACCCTTACTGTCGAAAGATCTTGTGGTCCCCACTTTGACCAAGTAATCAAAGTTGGCACCACCAATCTTGGACTGAGAGGCATGGCAAGCCTCCTAAAGTGAAGCAGTAAGAAAGAAATATACAGTATCACCTTTATATATCGCATTTGTATTGTTgctaaaaatgttaaatgtaacattaataaaagtgaaagtgttagtggctctgTCTGTCCAGctcttatgactccatggactgtagcccaccagcctcctctgtgcatggaattctccaggcaagaatactggagtaggtagccatgcccAACACGACAAATCCACACTGTGGGACATTCTATAAGACAACTGACCTAGTGACATCTCTCATTATAAACAGTCAAAAACTGTGTCCGTCCTCCATTAAAagatcttgttgttgtttagtcgctcagtcgtgtccgactctttgcgaccccatggactgcagccccccaggctcttcttgtccctgggattctccagcaagaatactggagggggttgccatttccttctccattaaaagatcttaaaaagatataaaaacagaaagtaacGTGTAGACCTATTTGGGCTCTGGATCCTTGAGACAGTTGGGAAATTGAATATGGATGGCTTACTACATAGTGTTacagaatttttgttttctcagatgTGATAATGAGTTAGTGATTATAAAGGAATGGTCTTATTTTTAGGAGATGTAATTTGCAGATTGAAGTATTTAGACGTCACTGTCATACATGCAGtatgtcatatctgcaacttgcATTCAGATGGTTCAGAGTTTGCTCCCACAAATGCGACAAAATGTTAAGTTAGCGAATCCATGTGAAGGGATCTGGGAGTTCGTTgtactatttttctttcagttttactatccatttaaaaatattcaaagtaaAAGTTTAGGGATAGGTTACAACATATAATACTGACAAAGGACAACGTTTTTGAAAGTGTATGTGAATGAGAAAGTATACACATGTTCTATCGCCCTGTATTAACCCTTCTGTCTTTTCCTGCTAGTGGTTTGGATAATAAATGTTCTGTGTATCCTCTGACatttgacaaaaatgaaaacatggctGCCAAAAAGAAGTCTGTTGCTATGCACACCAACTACCTGTCAGCCTGCAGCTTCACCAATTCTGACATGCAGGTAAATCAGGGGCCTGGGTGATGATGGGCCAGCCTGCAGGGGGAGCAAGTTCAGTCGTGGAAAACTAAAGAgggtgcaggtgaggaaactgttTCCATGTCCCTCTTCACAGGAGAGTGTGTGCGCTCCAGCAGTTGGCCCTAAGAGGAAGCTCCTGTTGCTTCTCACTGGTTTTATATGtactataatttatatatatatatatatatatatatatatatgtatatatatatatatataattttatatagaaggttaagtcactttagttgactctttgcaaccctgtgatcatatcccaccaggctcctctgtccatgggattctctaggcaagaatgctagagtgggttgccatgccctcctccaggggatcttccaaacccagggatcaaacccacatcttttttatctacCGCATTggtaggcgagttctttactactagtgctacctgggaagcccaaatattttatacttatttacttatttattatatatatatatatatatatatatatatatatatattataattttggccacaccacatggcttgctgaatctcagttccccaaccagggattgaacccaggccacaatGATGAAAGTGTGGAATCCAAACCACTagcccaccagggaactcctagttacattattatttttaataaaatcagaaatgggtAAAGTCGGGGCTGTTGATTGTTGGTATAGTTGAAATGAATTCCCTGCCATATCAAACCTCCTCCTCCAGTTGAGTTGGTGGGGGTGAGAGTGGATCAGGGAACCTTCTGGGGTGGTGGAAATTCCTGTCTTGAGTCAGAGAAGTGGTCCCAAGGTCCTCCTGTGTATAGAATTTCACTGGGTGCTGACTTTCAGAGTTGTGCACTTGACACACCTCACTTTACCTACATTAGACTTCTGTTTTAACAAATGTGAAGAGAGAAGGCTTTATGTAGAAAATCTGTGCCCTGCTTTGAATAAGCCACAAAGTGGAGATAATAACGTAGGCTACGTTTTCTTTCAGAATTCTAAACATTCTGCAGTGCCTTTGTCACATCTCTCCAGCAAACCCTCATAGATGCCACCACCCACATGGCCAGCTCCCAGTGGTGGCTGAACAgcggggaggctgggagcctggagcaGGAGCAGGGGTTCATAAACATGCCTTGAGAGGCTGCCTTGGAGGACAGTGTGTTGCCAGTGAGGTGTGAGGGGAGCACTTTGGGAGGCAGGCAGCCTGAGAGGCAGGAGGACTAGGTTACATGCCCTGTATGGTGGAGCTGACCCTACAGATGGTAGGGGGCCATTGCAGGGCTTGGGGCAGGTTGGGTTTATTTGAAGGAGGAGATTGTCTGAGTCAGACTAAAGCCCATTCTGGTTTCAGCTGACTGATGTCAGGAGGTGGGCCAGCAAGGGTAGTGGTAGGGAGACCTGGTGATGGGTGATTGTTAGATTGCTGTCTGGGGGCAGCGTTCTGATTGGGAGGCTCGTGTTGACCCTGTTGTTTGCCACCAGGAGTCTTGCAGGTCTGTGTCGGGGGCACGGTGGCCCTGGCTGTGGCCGTGGCCATTCCTCATGTCTTTGGGTGTGAGGAGCAGCCAAAGCAACAGAAGATGTTTAGTCTGATGTTCTAGCTGGTCAATTCTAAACGAGGTTTTATTAtcctctgtgtttctttttctcacctACAAGTGAGGATGGCAGTATATTCCTCCCTCATGAGGTTTTCTgagcattaaatgagatgatTTGTGTAAAATATTTAGTGTTGTTTCTTAgtagctaaattgtgtctgacttttttgtaaccccatgaactgtagcccaccaggctcctctgtccttaggatttcccaggcaagaatactagagtgggttgccatttccttctccagaagtacTTGGTATAAACCCTGGTAAATATCAATAAATGCTAgctcttattattttattattaacatgAAGCTTCACAGGTGATTCAGATGCATGGCCTTTTTTGGATACCACTGAACTCATGAACTAAGCGTCCTTCCAGCCCTGGGATCTAAGATGAATAATGAAAACCTCAAAAGGCTGGTGTAAGACCTGCACTTTCTCTGCATTCCAAAATAAATGAGTGACAGTGGTGTTAGAGGATCTGTTTAGTGCATTTATCATAAtgaatgtttgatttttaaattttattttttacttacatTATAAAGAAgatcacaaatatttaaaatattttaaagattaagaaTTTactgttaacttttaaaaaactattcatTTCTTTGATCAAAGAGTATGTCATGAAAAATTTCCATTAAAGAGCTagactgaggacttccctggtggctcagatgataaagaatccacgtacaatacaggagacctaggctcaatccctgggttgggaagattccctggagaaggaaatggcaacccactccaatattcttgcctggagaaacccatggaaagaggagcctggtgggctatagtccatggagtctcgaagaatcagacatgactaaaacgacttagcacagcacactcTGTTTCATGAATTTTTTACAAAGCTATTAGTCCTGATAAGTAAGTTGTTTAGTTCAGAGTCTTATCCCACAGGATCAGGTTATTTCCTGGAGCAGGCAGCTAGCTTATTTTTGTTTGGTCTCAGTATTGTCTAATGCAGCACTGGGAAGGTGTGGCTTGCCCTGGAATTGATTAACATGGGGACAGGGAGTTAGATGGGTTTCCTGCCAATCCTGTTAATGGAGCCCCAGGAGAGCAGAACCAAGGCACAGTCTTTCTGCAGCCCTGCCACCTAGCAGAGGGCCTGGACGCGGTCAGCACACAGCAGGGGCCTGGTCCTGCATGTGTGCGTCCGCACCCCTCAGTGGCCCAGGGAGCCCTGGGTGTGGGTGCACGTTAATGTCTGGGAAGCTCCGTGCTGGGCTTGGCTGCCTGTGGGGCCTGCTGGGGGTTCTGTTCAGCAGTATTCACAGAGCGCTTCCTACGTGTCAGACAGACAGGTACTGCAGGAAGGCCTCCAGATTTCATCCTCTGCTAGAGGACAGGCGTGTAAACAGCTCATAACAGCAAGGGTGTCAAAAATGGACTGTCTTTCTCAGTACTGGCCAGTGAGTTCTGTGCTTGAGTCCAGATTcagcaggggtgtgtgtgtgtgtgtgtgtgtgtgtctgtctgtctgtctgtctgtaagGAGCCTTCTCTTCCCTTTGGAACTGCAAGCATCTGCTTGGCTTCCCCAGAGGCCCTAATGACCCCCTTCCTGTCCTTTCCGGCGGCAGATCCTGACAGCGAGCGGCGACGGCACGTGTGCCCTGTGGGATGTGGAGAGCGGGCAGTTGCTGCAGAGCTTTCATGGGCATGGGGCTGACGTGCTCTGCCTGGACCTGGCCCCGTCGGAAACCGGGAACACCTTCGTGTCTGGGGTAAAGATCCAAGGACGATCTCTAGGAGCCCTCTGTCCACCAGGGAGCCTCAGGGTGGCACTTCCTGTCCATTTGTGGGACTAGACGGGACACCCCTGGAGTGGGGCTGAGATCCCTTGGCTGAGTAGCAGAGAGTTGGCATCCAGGAGCAGTAGAGACGGCAGCAGGGCACCAGCGGTGAGGCATAGCCGTGGTGAGATCAGGGCTTTGGCACCAGTGGGACACTCTCCCGCCCCACCGCTGCCAGCCTCCAGCCCCTCCAGCTCCCAGGCACAGGGAGCGGCGTGTCTGAAAGCTCAGGGTCGGGCAGGCAGGCCACCATGGCAGAGGAGCACCACATGAGGAGTTAGGACACCTGGGACCCACCTTTGCTGCCTGACTCCACATTTCATCCTTTGTAAATTGTGCGGAAGGCACAAGCGCAtttgccccccacctccccatatATTCTACTATATTATGAATAGCAGAGGGAAGAGTTTCCAGTGTGTTATGCAAGTAGGAAAGGCAAGTATTTCTAGGACATCTGGGAATGAATGTGGAGAACTGAGCTGGCTGACCCGACCCTGGTCCTGTCTCATCTCTGAAGAGACAGTGGTGGGAGGGGATAGAGATGCAGACACCATCTGATGAGGTTTGCAGCTGGAACACATAAAGGCCCTTTGTTCCAAGCTGTTCACCTCTTAGTTCTGGACCTCAGGTGAGGGTTGTGAAGCCTCTAATTGGCAGGGACCCTGATTTTCTTCTTGGATATTTGGCCCCATCTGTGTAAGTTTCATTCCCGTGTCTTTGTATAACTGTATTCATCTCCAGTCAACTACGCTGTTTTTTCAGATTGTTGATATCATTATAGATAATATTGTCTCTTTCAGAGTATTAAACTTCGTGGTTTAGGGTCCTCCAAAGATTTGAAGGCACTCTGATTCCTTTGTCCACTTTCTCAGTAAAGATGTTGGAAAGTTGAATCCCCATTGCAGGTCTTTCTGAAACATCAATATGGTACCTCACCCACCCCTTCCTCTGAGCTGAAACCAACAATCTAATTTTAAcccatttttccttctgtttgtcCTTTGAGAGTCTAATTATACTGCTCATGCTTGATCACAGACTGCTCTgcagaaatttatcaaaatgctTCTAGGATCAGGAGAGTATGCATAAGCTTGTTTTTGAGTCTCTGGATCATGTTAGCTACCCAGAGAGGGTTCATTTTATAGGTGTTGAGGCAGATACCCAGGGAGGTGACTTGCCTGAGCCACCCAGCTGACTGTGGGCAGCCCCCTGACTAGGCTGCTGGGCTGCAGCTGGCCAGGAGCACCTGACTGTCCACCTGTGTTCAGGCTGCCCCACCCACCTGAGGCAAGCCTGGGAGGTCCCACCATACCCACTGTCCACTTGCCCTCCCCTCTGGCCTTATAGAAGCAGAGATAAAGAGGAGGGGGAAACATGAAGAGAAATGCctaggaggaaggggagaaggaggcCTTGGAGAACTTGCAGCCATTTAGAAAGATAGCAGAGAAGAAAACATGCTAAAAAGGGTGTCTGGGTACCTTCTTTTGCTCCATTTACCCCAGGACCTAGCTCTGACCTCCTGAGGTCAGAGGGAAGTAGCCTTAAATAAAGCtagtctcaggaaaaaaaaaaaaaacatgttgtCAGAGCCATTTACTAATGGAAACTGAACGATCTCTGTGACATAACCAGAACTCATACCTGTCTGTGGGCAGTCCTTGCAGTAGTCATAACTCTGGGTAACTTTGCATTTGCAGGGATGTGACAAGAAAGCCATGGTGTGGGACATGCGCTCTGGACAGTGCGTGCAGGCCTTTGAAACACACGAATCTGACATCAACAGTGTCCGGTCCGTGAGTAGAATGTTCACATTGCTTCTCTATTTTCTGCTGTCTCCCAGCCTGGGCTAATGCTTAGCCTCCAGCCTCAATTTACTTTGCTGAGAGGCTTTTCCAGCAATAAGAGCTGATGTGTGGTGAGACCAAACGGTACTCCAGATTTCTTGGAGAATTTCAGTGTAATTGCACCAGAGGCAATGGCTATTTCCTGTCTAAACGAAGTCAGtgttttttgttcattcattcaaccaatatttattaagtacttatcTGCTGAACATTATTCCAGGAACTGGGAATACTGTTTTAAACAAGATAAAAGTTTCTACTTTCCTATAGGAGACAAACAAGACAAAGCACAGATAAATGTACAGTGTACAAAGATACTGATAAGTTCCATTGAAAAGTAAAACAGGGAACTGTGATGGAGATAGGTTATTTCTTTGACTGGTCAGGCATCTCTGAGAAATTGATGTTTAAATTGAGACCAGGATAGTGAAGGAGCCAGGCTTTCAAAGAGCTGGGAAGAGGATCAGGGAGATGAGATGCTCAGGGACCTAACAAAAGGCCAGGTGACCACTTGAGGTGGCTAACATGATGCATGTTTTGTCtttaaaagatcactctggctgctgtaTGGAGAATGCATTGTAGGGGGATGAGAATGGAAGTATTATGGTCAGTTAGAAGGCTGTTGTGTGAGTTCCAGATAGAAATGATGGTGGCTGAAACTAAAGAAGACACTGTGAGGATAGAAATGTCTAGACTTGGGAAGGATTTGAGAGTTTACCCTAATTTCAGGCTATCAGGTAAGGCTGCCAGAGTTTCGTGGATGCTGGTAAAAGGCATAAGATTCCTGGGTTAGAGATGAAGGATAGTTGATTACTAACAGTGTTGGCAGTAGCTATGCTAGTTATCCAAGCTCCAGTACCACAGGGTGACATGAAAAGGACTAAATGACACCTGGGCGTGCAAGGGGTTGCATTTCAGGAGGAGAACCCTGAGTCAGGGAACCTGAATCTTTTATAAGGGACCGTAACTCTGGTCCGTTTGCTAAAACCGGGAGGGTTGGAAGCAGTGCAGGGATAAGGCAGTGGTTGCACATGGATTTCGGAGTTCTGTCTTGGGCTAGCCAAGCATGAGATGCTACTGTATGACCAAGTGGAGACGTCAAGTAGGTAGCCGGATCTGTGAACTGGATTCCAAGAAAGAGGTCAGGACTTAACATATACATTTGAGAGATGGCACCATCAGGACAGCATTTAAAGTATAACCACTGAAGAATCTCCATTATACTTAGAGGAAAGCACTAGACTTATTCCCCTTAAAAGCTAGAACACACTaagaataattactttattaGTAGAAATGTTAATAAGAATTTTCTAGCTCACCGACCTTAAATGTAGGAAGGGAAAAAACTATCACTTTTTGCAGATGGGTGGAGAGTACCTAGAAAATTCAAGGAAATAATTTGAGAAATTACTACAGTAGATGAAGTTATTAAGATACAGGATAGACTATAAacccacaaaaataaattcctatatattcaagaaatatatattcatgaagaaactgaggctgggccaGTTGAAGTCACTTGCCAAAAATATCCCCTGTAGTGAGTGGTCCGTGCAATCCCGTTTCATTCAATTGCAGTGTCTGTGTTTATAAGCACTGTCTTATCCCTGAGCTCTGGCCAAGCCTTTGGAATGGGATGTGTGATCAAGAGAAAGTAAGGATATAGGCATCTGCCTGTGTTCAGTGTCAGATACAAATAGACATATTGTCTCATTTATCCTCACCAACACTCTGCAAGGCCAGTGTCAACTGTCCCgtttacagagaagaaactaaGAGGCCAGTGGGGCCTTCCGGCTGAGCCTCCGTTTCTGGTTTCTGTAATGAGGAGTCCTTGTGTCCCGAGAGTCCAAGGGCCCAGCATGGGACGGCCTTCCCAGAGGCTTCTGATGGTCACCCAGGATTGGGAATCACTGCTCTAAGTGCCTTCTCCCCACACTTCCTCTCTGCAGGTACTACCCAAGTGGAGATGCCTTTGCTTCAGGATCAGATGATGCTACGGTATGTTTAAATCCTCAAGAGCTTTTCCTATTTGAAGGAGAGATATGctgacttaattttatttttcaaaaataattgttttcctGAATACAGAACTGATATGACTTCTATAAAGAaaacttagggggaaaaaaactaaatTTTGTTAATCATTCTACACAAGAAAAATCACAGTTGAgtaaattcctttctttttagtttttaaacaaatgctgttttataatttgctttttgCACTTAGCAATAGATTGTGAACATTTTCTCATGCCAATAAATACTTTCCTACattatattttcttaatgattGAATAGTTTTCCTTATTATGGATATGTCATCATTTACTAGCCATTCTTCAATCTGgggacatttaggtttttttaaggatttttttttttccctgttaaaaACTCTGCTATAAGCAAGTATTTTTGGTAcctctcttattttttccttaggaTGAATTCTTATATGTAAACTTGATGAGTCAAAAACTGGCCTAATTGTAAGGGTTTTGATACTAGTTGCAAAATAATGTTGACCTGTTTGTCAGTAGGCACAACTTTATTGTGCTCTCAAAATAGCAAATATCTTATTaaataatgaatttcaccttACTTGGCTATTGTGAAAGAAATTACAAGGAATAGACTGAGAATttgataataatgaaaatttaaaacttcgTATGCCAAAGATTATTTAACAAAATACAAGGGCATACATTTGGggaattttaaaagctttcctTACCCTTTGGAATATCTTGGAAACAATTCTAAGGATTTCATCCTTAGCTAttctaagaaaatattaaagatgcATATAAAGATTTTGATAGAATGATCATGGCTtcctcataattttatttataaaagagaaaaattagacaCAATCAAGACACTTAGCTGAGTATGGCTAAGTAGATTCTGATATATCCACATGAGGAATATAACAACCACGTTAATCCtattttttgaatattattaATGATACTAAAAAATGTTCATAACATCATGCTAATTGAAGCAATAATGAAACATCCACCCCATTTAAATCCACACATAAAATAGATTAAgactgggatttccctgatggtccagtagctaagactccgaactcccaatgcaggggtcgcgggtttgatccctgataagggaactagatctcacatgttgcAAGTAAAGACGCTACATGCCACAATAAAGACTGAAGACCCtgtgcatgccacaactaagacctgttgcagccaaataagtaattttttttttaagtaaattaagaCTGAAGGAAGTAGCCAGGTGTTAGTAAATATCTCTAGGATTGCCTTCTTTATGCATTTCTGagattttctgaattttctacaGTGAACACATATTccttatcagaaaaaaaagaaggcttacattttgttttttgtacTAAAGAAATCTGCATTTGCTGTTTCTTCGAATCTCCAGTACTCCATGGGGATATAATAAGAATTGGGATTGAGGAAGAAAATACTGAGAGAAAACGAAAGGTTTTCTCCTTGACCCTCAAACCACATAAGCTACTGGCACCTGCCTGTAGCTCTGTGATCACTGATGCACCAAACAGGATCCAGAAACAAGTGCCTCTTTGTCTTCTTTGTCACCCCAGTGTCGCCTCTATGACCTCCGGGCAGACAGAGAGGTCGCCATCTATTCCAAAGAGAGTATCATCTTTGGAGCTTCCAGCGTGGACTTCTCCCTCAGTGGTAAGATTTTCCTGGGACTGTGAAACAGGAACTCAGAGTATCCGTCAAGCTTTCCCTCGCTGAACTTCCTATGGCCCCATGTGCTAAAAGAATCTATGCCTGCACGGATTTTCCTCCGATGCATTTTTGACAGTACATTTTGCCCAGCCTGAAGCAGTTTCCCCAGCC of the Muntiacus reevesi chromosome 7, mMunRee1.1, whole genome shotgun sequence genome contains:
- the GNB5 gene encoding guanine nucleotide-binding protein subunit beta-5 isoform X2, encoding MRTRRWRRSRARPRASRANWRRRGPSCTTWSDGKVIVWDSFTTNKEHAVTMPCTWVMACAYAPSGCAIACGGLDNKCSVYPLTFDKNENMAAKKKSVAMHTNYLSACSFTNSDMQILTASGDGTCALWDVESGQLLQSFHGHGADVLCLDLAPSETGNTFVSGGCDKKAMVWDMRSGQCVQAFETHESDINSVRYYPSGDAFASGSDDATCRLYDLRADREVAIYSKESIIFGASSVDFSLSGRLLFAGYNDYTINVWDVLKGSRVSILFGHENRVSTLRVSPDGTAFCSGSWDHTLRVWA